A single genomic interval of uncultured Pseudodesulfovibrio sp. harbors:
- a CDS encoding amino acid ABC transporter permease produces MHWNIVIDNFDYFLWGQTKFDLVFPFIHDVSGLLAAIILAVVGIFGAFWIGLAAGLMRLSKRWYIKLPAVVYIEMIRGMPLLLLIFWFFFLAPVLLGKALPAFATTMVCFMIFTGAYVGEIVRAGVLALPGGQMEAARGSGLSQSQAMRLVILPQALRNMIPSFVNQFVSLTKDTSLAAILGVNELTRTGVQVDNREMVASFEVWITIALLYFLICYVLTSISRRMEAQLSRYQARDR; encoded by the coding sequence ATGCATTGGAATATAGTAATAGACAATTTCGACTACTTCCTCTGGGGGCAGACCAAATTTGATTTGGTGTTCCCGTTCATCCATGATGTCAGCGGGCTGCTTGCTGCAATCATTCTGGCTGTTGTCGGTATCTTCGGCGCGTTCTGGATCGGACTTGCCGCCGGACTCATGCGGCTGTCAAAGCGGTGGTACATCAAGCTGCCGGCAGTTGTTTACATTGAAATGATTCGCGGCATGCCGCTTCTTCTGCTGATCTTCTGGTTCTTTTTCCTTGCGCCAGTCCTTCTGGGCAAAGCGCTGCCAGCTTTTGCCACCACCATGGTGTGTTTCATGATCTTTACCGGCGCGTATGTCGGTGAAATCGTGCGTGCAGGCGTGCTTGCGTTGCCCGGTGGGCAGATGGAGGCCGCACGTGGTTCAGGGCTGTCCCAGTCCCAAGCCATGCGGCTTGTCATCCTTCCGCAGGCTCTCAGAAACATGATTCCGTCTTTCGTGAACCAGTTCGTGTCGCTTACGAAGGATACCTCGCTGGCCGCCATCCTCGGCGTCAACGAGCTGACCCGTACCGGCGTGCAGGTGGATAACCGCGAGATGGTTGCCTCCTTTGAGGTCTGGATTACCATCGCCTTGCTGTACTTCCTCATCTGCTACGTGCTGACATCCATCAGCCGCCGCATGGAAGCCCAACTGTCACGCTATCAGGCAAGAGACCGCTAA
- the deoC gene encoding deoxyribose-phosphate aldolase: MTLSPKDLASYIDHTLLKPAATVRELDELCSQAVRFGFYGVCVNPSLISLASWKLRDEKPVSVSVVGFPLGATLPEVKAFETGEVVARGAEEIDMVLNLGAFKAGDYDLVSRDVEAVVRAADGFPVKVILETALLDDGEIVKACKICVDAGAKFVKTSTGFGPGGATVHAVRLMRETVGPDIGVKASGGISTYNDALSMIEAGANRIGASASVAIVSE, encoded by the coding sequence ATGACGTTATCACCAAAGGACCTTGCGTCCTACATTGACCATACGCTGCTTAAACCCGCCGCCACGGTCCGGGAGCTGGACGAACTCTGCTCCCAGGCCGTGCGGTTCGGTTTTTATGGGGTTTGCGTAAATCCCTCCCTCATTTCATTGGCAAGCTGGAAGCTCAGGGATGAAAAGCCTGTTTCGGTTTCCGTTGTCGGGTTCCCGCTTGGCGCTACTTTGCCGGAAGTGAAGGCTTTCGAGACGGGTGAAGTTGTTGCGCGTGGGGCTGAAGAGATCGACATGGTACTAAACCTCGGCGCTTTCAAGGCCGGTGATTATGATCTCGTGTCGCGCGATGTCGAAGCCGTCGTGCGTGCGGCAGATGGTTTTCCCGTGAAAGTCATTCTGGAAACCGCTCTGCTGGATGATGGTGAAATAGTGAAAGCGTGCAAGATTTGCGTCGACGCTGGGGCGAAATTCGTAAAAACGAGCACTGGTTTCGGGCCGGGTGGAGCGACTGTTCATGCTGTTCGCCTCATGCGGGAAACTGTGGGGCCGGATATCGGTGTGAAAGCCAGTGGTGGCATATCTACTTATAATGATGCACTTTCCATGATTGAGGCCGGTGCGAATCGTATCGGTGCGTCTGCTTCTGTTGCTATTGTTTCTGAATAA
- a CDS encoding precorrin-8X methylmutase, producing MADITLQNFINPEEIEAESLRIIDSEIPKPRPFEGQKWEIVRRMIHTTADFELMNLTRFHEDAVENGVRALRNKAKIVTDTEMAKRGIPVRRMDPLGCSVHCLMNDERVVSRAKAEGITRAKAAVDIAVREIKPEIYVVGNAPTALIRLVEHFDNGDVSPELVVGMPVGFVNAAESKALLMSRDIPYISIEGRKGGSALAACVINALAIMAA from the coding sequence TTGGCTGATATTACACTTCAAAATTTCATCAATCCGGAAGAAATTGAAGCTGAATCTTTGCGGATTATTGATTCTGAAATCCCGAAACCGCGTCCTTTTGAAGGGCAAAAATGGGAAATTGTGCGCCGTATGATTCATACAACTGCGGATTTTGAGTTGATGAATTTGACCCGTTTTCATGAAGATGCAGTGGAAAACGGCGTGCGAGCTTTGCGTAATAAAGCGAAAATTGTCACTGATACCGAGATGGCAAAGCGTGGAATTCCTGTCCGTCGAATGGACCCTCTCGGGTGTTCGGTACACTGTTTGATGAATGATGAGCGTGTTGTTTCCCGTGCAAAAGCCGAGGGTATTACCCGTGCCAAGGCTGCCGTTGATATCGCGGTCCGTGAAATCAAGCCTGAGATTTATGTGGTCGGCAATGCGCCGACTGCGCTGATCCGTCTTGTCGAACATTTCGATAATGGGGATGTTTCGCCCGAACTGGTCGTGGGGATGCCCGTGGGATTCGTCAACGCGGCGGAATCCAAGGCGCTGCTCATGAGTCGGGACATTCCCTATATCTCCATCGAAGGTCGCAAGGGCGGTTCTGCTCTCGCGGCATGCGTTATCAACGCTCTTGCCATCATGGCTGCGTAG
- a CDS encoding 4Fe-4S binding protein — MAKKDKGKNKVTVYPDWCKGCGICVEFCPGKVLELNDQGKSTVVREDDCIRCGFCELHCPDFAIVVQDKDSAVDQNSAGNSEKKRVNGEGA, encoded by the coding sequence ATGGCCAAGAAAGACAAGGGAAAAAACAAGGTCACCGTGTATCCGGACTGGTGCAAGGGGTGCGGCATCTGTGTCGAATTCTGTCCCGGAAAGGTGCTTGAATTGAATGATCAGGGCAAGTCGACGGTTGTACGTGAAGATGACTGTATTCGTTGTGGATTCTGTGAGTTGCATTGTCCCGATTTCGCTATTGTCGTGCAGGACAAGGACTCGGCTGTGGACCAGAATTCAGCCGGTAATTCCGAGAAGAAACGCGTAAACGGCGAGGGAGCATAG
- a CDS encoding 2-oxoacid:acceptor oxidoreductase subunit alpha: MARPKKRKEIFALGNEAVVEGALLAGCSFYGGYPITPSSEIMEIMAARLPKTEDGVFIQLEDEIASMGAVIGASMAGRKALTATSGPGFSLMQENLGYAIMAEAPLVLVNVMRGGPSTGLPTSPAQGDVQQARWGTHGDHPIIVLSASNVQECLDMTITAFNMAEKYRTPVILLLDEVTSHTREKIEIPNEGEYEVFSRTVPSMPPEWYKPYEETVRGVPPMPPLGAGYRFHVTGLTHDRNGFPTQRPEEIEELMDRIHRKIDQFFYDIQLVDEIETEDADIVVIAYGSVARSAELAVQQARENGIKAGMLKLKTLFPFPRRHTEKVLAHAKTLVVPEMNMGQMSREVKRVNMGRASVRTINRIDGQIVTPAEILKVIMQG; the protein is encoded by the coding sequence ATGGCCAGACCGAAGAAACGCAAGGAAATTTTTGCCCTTGGCAATGAAGCCGTTGTCGAGGGTGCTCTTTTGGCCGGGTGTTCGTTTTACGGCGGATATCCCATCACGCCTTCCTCCGAAATCATGGAAATCATGGCGGCTCGGCTGCCTAAAACCGAAGACGGCGTATTCATTCAACTCGAAGACGAGATTGCCAGCATGGGGGCGGTTATCGGCGCATCCATGGCTGGTCGCAAGGCGTTGACTGCGACGTCCGGTCCGGGATTTTCGCTCATGCAGGAAAACCTCGGGTACGCCATCATGGCGGAAGCGCCGCTGGTGCTCGTCAACGTCATGCGCGGCGGTCCGTCGACAGGGCTTCCGACCAGTCCGGCGCAGGGTGACGTGCAGCAGGCCCGTTGGGGTACGCACGGCGATCATCCGATCATTGTCCTTTCCGCTTCCAACGTGCAGGAATGTCTGGATATGACCATCACCGCCTTTAACATGGCGGAGAAGTATCGTACCCCGGTTATCCTGCTTCTCGACGAAGTGACTTCACATACCCGCGAGAAGATCGAAATCCCCAATGAAGGGGAATATGAAGTGTTTTCCCGTACGGTCCCGAGCATGCCGCCCGAGTGGTACAAGCCGTACGAGGAGACCGTACGCGGAGTACCGCCCATGCCGCCGCTGGGTGCCGGATACCGGTTCCATGTCACCGGGCTGACGCATGACCGCAACGGTTTCCCCACACAGCGTCCCGAGGAAATCGAAGAACTCATGGATCGTATCCATCGCAAGATCGACCAGTTCTTCTACGATATCCAGTTGGTGGATGAGATTGAGACCGAGGATGCCGACATTGTCGTCATTGCCTACGGCAGCGTGGCCCGTTCTGCGGAACTGGCGGTGCAGCAGGCGCGTGAAAACGGCATCAAGGCCGGTATGCTCAAGCTGAAAACCCTGTTCCCATTCCCCCGCCGCCACACCGAAAAGGTGTTGGCACATGCGAAGACGCTGGTCGTACCCGAGATGAACATGGGCCAGATGTCGCGCGAGGTGAAGCGAGTCAACATGGGCAGGGCGTCGGTCAGGACAATCAACCGCATCGACGGTCAGATCGTCACGCCTGCGGAAATCCTCAAGGTCATCATGCAGGGGTAG
- a CDS encoding 2-oxoacid:ferredoxin oxidoreductase subunit beta: MSNNITGNEIIHKYLRHNKKFPHVLCAGCGHGIVLGTLIRSIHDLQIPKDDVVIVAGIGCSGRLAVYVDFNTVHTTHGRALTFATGIKMANPKLNVIALMGDGDALSIGGNHLIHAARRNIGVTAMVLNNSIYGMTGGQSSPATPEGSITMTMPYGQLDKSFDTVELARGAGANYVARGTVFHVKKLEKIMTEAIARPGFSLVEAITPCHTQYGRKNKYKSPVDMYKWMKKAAIPVERYNELPEDKRKGRLPIGVFVERDRDGFEERYFNMKAEFLKQGAKGGK; the protein is encoded by the coding sequence ATGAGCAATAATATTACCGGAAATGAAATAATCCATAAGTACCTGCGGCATAACAAGAAGTTTCCGCATGTCCTGTGTGCCGGATGTGGTCACGGGATTGTGCTTGGAACGCTGATTCGTTCCATTCATGATTTGCAGATTCCCAAGGACGACGTGGTCATCGTCGCGGGCATCGGCTGTTCGGGTCGTCTTGCCGTGTACGTTGATTTCAATACCGTACACACCACCCATGGTCGCGCCCTGACGTTTGCAACAGGCATCAAGATGGCCAATCCGAAGCTCAATGTCATCGCCCTCATGGGTGACGGTGACGCATTGTCCATCGGCGGCAACCATTTGATTCATGCGGCTCGCCGTAATATCGGCGTCACCGCAATGGTGCTCAACAACAGCATTTACGGCATGACCGGCGGCCAGAGTTCCCCGGCCACGCCGGAGGGTTCCATCACCATGACCATGCCTTACGGTCAGCTCGACAAGAGTTTCGATACCGTGGAGCTTGCGCGTGGAGCCGGTGCCAACTACGTGGCCCGCGGAACAGTCTTCCATGTGAAGAAGCTGGAAAAGATCATGACCGAGGCCATTGCCCGTCCCGGTTTCAGCCTTGTCGAAGCCATCACTCCATGTCACACCCAGTATGGGCGCAAGAACAAGTACAAGAGCCCGGTGGATATGTACAAGTGGATGAAAAAGGCGGCTATTCCCGTGGAGCGGTATAATGAGCTTCCGGAAGACAAGCGCAAGGGTCGTCTGCCTATCGGCGTTTTTGTCGAAAGGGATCGCGACGGTTTCGAGGAACGCTATTTCAACATGAAGGCGGAGTTCCTGAAGCAGGGCGCAAAGGGGGGCAAGTAA
- a CDS encoding 2-oxoacid:acceptor oxidoreductase family protein — protein sequence MKSQQTLDRFEIRFSGLGGQGIITLGKVMGSGLALGHGYNVTQTQSYGPEARGGSSKCDLVLSSSPISYPKAESLDLLVALSQEACNAYYPYLKPGGVLVLESDLVKQPPTNKFLGLPYTALAREKVGIVQAMNTVVLGSLSYLLPFVNQATMRKSLESVLPAKIRAVNTKAFNLGHRLAKKEWGDDPGAVWREA from the coding sequence ATGAAATCACAGCAGACTCTTGATCGATTCGAGATTCGTTTCTCCGGTCTGGGCGGTCAGGGTATCATCACCCTCGGCAAGGTCATGGGATCGGGGCTCGCCCTTGGACACGGGTACAATGTTACCCAGACGCAGAGCTACGGCCCCGAGGCTCGCGGCGGCTCAAGCAAGTGTGATCTCGTTCTGAGTTCCTCTCCCATCAGTTATCCCAAGGCGGAGAGTCTGGATCTTCTGGTGGCTCTGTCGCAGGAGGCGTGCAATGCCTACTATCCCTACCTCAAACCGGGCGGAGTTCTGGTGCTGGAGTCCGATCTGGTCAAGCAGCCGCCGACCAACAAGTTCCTCGGTTTGCCATATACCGCGCTTGCCAGAGAAAAAGTCGGTATCGTACAGGCCATGAATACCGTGGTTCTTGGTTCGCTGTCCTACCTGCTTCCGTTCGTGAATCAGGCAACCATGCGTAAGAGCCTGGAGTCCGTGCTTCCCGCAAAGATCAGGGCAGTCAACACCAAGGCCTTCAACCTCGGGCATCGACTCGCCAAGAAGGAATGGGGTGATGATCCCGGGGCTGTCTGGCGCGAGGCTTAA
- a CDS encoding purine-nucleoside phosphorylase, whose amino-acid sequence MKYHEKIQHSAAYIQEKLGKIQVGTVAFVTGTGLGGLTEAIENPQTLAYSDIPEFPVSTVKSHAGQIVVGSIDSVPVLALSGRFHLYEGFDAHEATYAIRVLGELGVNTLVLTNAVGALNPSFATGSPMLIEDHINLTGTTPLRGENVDAWGDRFPDMCEVYDMELRDLAVRKALELGIRLERGVFMQIMGPNMETPAETRMYRAMGADAIGMSTCMEAIAAHHMGIRLLGISCLTNKNLPDCMKEAPLEAVIAQAEKSSAAMTKLLRAILKEIPQVTE is encoded by the coding sequence ATGAAATACCACGAAAAGATACAACATTCTGCCGCATATATACAGGAAAAGCTAGGCAAAATTCAAGTCGGTACCGTTGCTTTTGTCACAGGCACGGGACTGGGAGGCCTCACCGAAGCCATCGAGAACCCTCAAACGCTTGCCTATAGCGACATACCGGAGTTTCCCGTCTCCACGGTGAAAAGCCACGCCGGACAAATCGTCGTGGGCAGCATCGACTCTGTTCCGGTCCTCGCCCTGAGCGGACGATTCCACCTGTACGAAGGGTTCGATGCCCACGAGGCGACCTACGCTATTCGCGTTCTGGGAGAACTCGGCGTCAATACGCTTGTTCTGACCAACGCTGTCGGCGCGCTCAATCCGTCTTTCGCCACCGGCTCCCCTATGCTCATCGAGGACCATATCAACCTGACCGGAACAACTCCCCTTCGCGGTGAAAACGTCGACGCATGGGGAGACCGTTTCCCGGACATGTGCGAGGTCTATGACATGGAACTCAGGGACCTCGCCGTACGCAAGGCTCTGGAGCTCGGCATCCGTCTGGAACGGGGCGTGTTCATGCAGATCATGGGGCCCAACATGGAGACACCGGCGGAAACCCGCATGTACCGGGCCATGGGCGCAGACGCCATCGGCATGTCCACCTGCATGGAGGCCATCGCCGCGCACCACATGGGCATTCGACTTCTTGGCATCTCCTGCCTGACCAACAAGAACCTTCCCGACTGCATGAAAGAGGCACCGCTGGAAGCCGTCATTGCCCAGGCTGAAAAATCCTCAGCCGCCATGACGAAACTTCTCCGGGCAATCCTAAAGGAAATCCCGCAAGTTACCGAATAA
- a CDS encoding MotA/TolQ/ExbB proton channel family protein encodes MDIVTLLGMAVGLSLIFGAIVIGGAVDVFINIPGMMIVIGGTLASIMVAFPFEEVIQAFNAAFKMFVQRKTKVRDVVNIMVKVAEISRREGLVALENVQTENMVLKKSCQLIADNADPDLIRTTLTIEINSMRRRHQVGQDVFKRLAALAPSFGMMGTLIGLVQMLSQLDNPKSIGPAMAVALLTTFYGSAMATLLFIPIGAKLRARTLQEQLHLEVIFEGAKSILENNNPRLVYEKLSSFLAPGERETH; translated from the coding sequence ATGGATATTGTGACACTACTCGGCATGGCCGTCGGCCTTTCACTCATTTTCGGTGCCATTGTCATCGGTGGGGCGGTTGATGTTTTCATCAATATACCCGGGATGATGATTGTTATCGGCGGCACGTTGGCCTCGATCATGGTGGCATTCCCGTTTGAAGAGGTCATACAGGCCTTTAACGCTGCATTCAAGATGTTCGTGCAAAGAAAGACCAAAGTCCGTGACGTTGTGAACATCATGGTCAAGGTCGCCGAGATCAGCCGCAGGGAAGGCCTTGTCGCATTGGAGAATGTCCAGACCGAGAATATGGTCCTCAAGAAATCCTGTCAGCTCATCGCGGATAATGCGGATCCCGATCTTATCAGAACGACACTGACCATTGAAATCAATTCCATGCGCCGTCGCCATCAGGTCGGGCAGGATGTGTTCAAGCGGTTGGCCGCACTGGCTCCTTCGTTCGGTATGATGGGAACGCTCATCGGTCTGGTGCAGATGCTGTCCCAGCTTGATAATCCCAAGTCCATCGGTCCGGCCATGGCTGTTGCGTTGCTGACCACGTTCTACGGTAGTGCCATGGCAACCCTGTTGTTCATTCCCATCGGCGCGAAGCTGAGGGCAAGGACCTTGCAGGAACAGTTGCATCTTGAGGTCATTTTTGAAGGGGCGAAATCCATTCTGGAAAACAACAACCCGAGGCTCGTGTACGAAAAACTGTCATCGTTCCTTGCTCCGGGCGAGCGTGAGACTCATTGA
- a CDS encoding flagellar motor protein MotB encodes MEDYQPHKLQEEDDSDSAWLTTFADLSMLLLVFFVLLYSMSTLDTEKFSETFSSVTQALQGQMDKISTSRITQEEAGVLIDQVMMRRQIIESQRKVFAEVKTLQTKKGVEGLVSANFEDGVITIRVPGDVMFRSGQINLTPKGVQIITTLKNFFIQHKDQTIKIIGYTDNVRPSSKSRFKDNWEISALRAVSVLRQLLKMGIESTRLTATGLAYLNPIYPNTTNEYRAKNRRVEFVLEKRVMGQ; translated from the coding sequence ATGGAAGATTACCAGCCGCATAAACTTCAGGAAGAGGACGATAGCGACAGCGCTTGGTTGACGACGTTCGCCGACCTTTCGATGTTGCTGCTGGTCTTTTTTGTCCTGCTGTACTCCATGTCCACTTTGGATACTGAAAAGTTCTCCGAGACGTTCTCTTCGGTAACGCAGGCGCTTCAGGGGCAGATGGACAAGATCTCGACCAGTCGCATCACTCAGGAAGAGGCCGGTGTTCTCATCGATCAGGTCATGATGCGCCGGCAGATTATCGAGTCGCAGCGCAAGGTTTTTGCCGAGGTCAAGACGCTTCAGACCAAAAAAGGTGTTGAGGGGCTTGTCTCCGCAAACTTTGAAGACGGCGTCATCACCATTCGGGTACCCGGTGACGTGATGTTCCGGTCCGGTCAGATCAATTTGACTCCCAAGGGTGTCCAGATAATCACGACTTTGAAGAATTTTTTCATTCAGCATAAGGATCAGACGATCAAGATCATCGGTTATACGGACAATGTGCGTCCTTCCAGTAAATCTCGATTCAAGGACAATTGGGAGATTTCCGCGCTTCGAGCCGTTTCCGTATTGCGTCAATTGCTGAAGATGGGGATTGAATCCACCCGGCTGACCGCCACTGGGTTGGCGTATCTCAATCCCATTTATCCCAACACCACGAATGAATACCGGGCCAAGAACCGCCGGGTCGAGTTTGTTCTGGAAAAGCGTGTCATGGGGCAGTAG
- a CDS encoding PilZ domain-containing protein, with protein MGFDIDLPNGDDQLRKAFRTKVPGLSARFPGLKKIYEVKDLSATGFAVLDKEGTFKEGQSLEIELLIKKRLFLDGAKTEVMRVLDNGIIGINFIDLERQKQAKLDKLVLEVQKRLIELRKKQREQE; from the coding sequence ATGGGTTTTGATATTGATTTGCCAAATGGCGATGACCAATTGAGAAAGGCTTTTCGAACCAAGGTTCCCGGGTTGAGTGCCCGGTTTCCCGGTTTGAAAAAAATATATGAAGTCAAGGATTTGAGTGCCACCGGTTTTGCCGTGCTCGACAAGGAAGGCACTTTCAAGGAAGGGCAGTCGTTGGAAATCGAACTGCTTATCAAGAAGCGTTTGTTCCTTGATGGTGCCAAGACCGAAGTCATGCGCGTGCTCGACAACGGTATTATCGGTATCAATTTCATCGATCTGGAACGTCAGAAACAGGCCAAGCTGGACAAACTGGTTCTTGAGGTTCAAAAGCGGCTTATCGAGCTTCGCAAAAAGCAGCGGGAACAGGAATAG
- a CDS encoding biotin carboxylase N-terminal domain-containing protein: MTYDRHTVLIANRGEIAMRVMRACTRLGLDFVCVYTQEDRMSGHVRLARELAGDRAVYKITSYLDANELFSVADQSGATAVHPGYGFFAEDFRFARRVVRRDRPMEFIGPSWWVIRDLGDKINTKRIARSLKVPTVPGSDRPVYSEMEAEEIASSLFEFQATQGISDGVIMVKASAGGGGMGIEEVGSFDEFRSVFRRIRNYAKRNFGDEGVLIEQRIFDFNHLEVQVVSERGGKNHVHFGTRNCSIQSTGKQKRVEIAPGFAPGVIPYTFDASKVLSEITEHSLAMAHNAHYDNVGTWEWIVTPKGEPFLMEVNTRIQVENGVSAVISRVNGEHVDIITEQIRLALGDKLGYGQDDISFDGVGIEYRVVAENTGNRFTPCAGRITDFGWQEHDWLQVFTQVPVDREYEIPMEFDPNLALAIVWGRDLDEAKERGSRFLDELVLQGEVGGKPDDFYTNVRYLKEKTGRILEF; encoded by the coding sequence ATGACATATGATCGGCATACGGTTCTTATCGCCAATCGTGGAGAGATAGCCATGCGGGTCATGCGGGCCTGTACTCGTCTGGGACTCGATTTTGTCTGTGTTTATACGCAGGAAGACCGTATGTCCGGACATGTTCGTCTGGCCAGGGAATTGGCTGGAGATCGGGCTGTTTACAAAATCACATCATATCTCGATGCCAATGAACTGTTTTCCGTGGCGGATCAATCCGGCGCGACCGCAGTGCATCCCGGATACGGCTTTTTTGCCGAAGACTTTCGTTTTGCGCGTCGTGTGGTACGCCGGGACCGTCCCATGGAATTCATCGGGCCGTCATGGTGGGTCATTCGTGATCTCGGCGACAAGATCAACACGAAGCGCATTGCCCGCAGTCTGAAAGTGCCCACCGTTCCCGGTTCCGATCGTCCCGTGTACAGTGAGATGGAGGCCGAAGAGATCGCTTCGAGCCTGTTTGAATTTCAGGCGACACAAGGCATCAGTGACGGTGTCATCATGGTCAAGGCCTCCGCAGGCGGCGGCGGAATGGGGATCGAGGAAGTCGGCAGTTTTGACGAGTTCCGTTCGGTTTTTCGCCGTATTCGCAATTATGCCAAGCGCAATTTCGGTGACGAGGGCGTGCTCATCGAGCAACGGATTTTTGATTTCAACCATCTGGAAGTACAGGTCGTTTCCGAGCGGGGCGGCAAGAATCATGTCCATTTCGGGACCCGCAACTGTTCGATTCAGAGCACTGGCAAGCAGAAGCGTGTGGAGATTGCGCCGGGGTTCGCTCCGGGGGTGATCCCGTATACCTTTGACGCTTCCAAGGTGCTCTCCGAAATAACCGAGCACTCGCTCGCCATGGCGCACAACGCGCATTATGACAATGTAGGGACATGGGAATGGATTGTTACCCCCAAGGGGGAGCCGTTTCTCATGGAGGTGAACACCCGCATTCAGGTCGAGAATGGTGTTTCCGCCGTCATTTCACGAGTGAATGGCGAGCATGTGGATATCATCACCGAACAGATTCGTCTCGCACTGGGTGACAAGCTTGGCTACGGTCAGGATGATATCTCATTCGACGGTGTGGGAATCGAATACCGTGTTGTGGCCGAGAATACGGGCAATCGTTTTACTCCCTGTGCCGGACGGATTACCGATTTCGGGTGGCAGGAGCATGATTGGTTGCAGGTTTTCACTCAGGTACCGGTCGATCGCGAATATGAAATACCCATGGAGTTCGACCCCAACCTTGCTTTGGCCATAGTATGGGGCAGGGATTTGGACGAGGCGAAAGAACGGGGCAGCCGGTTCCTTGATGAATTGGTGCTGCAAGGCGAAGTGGGCGGCAAGCCCGATGATTTTTATACCAATGTCCGGTACCTGAAAGAGAAGACCGGAAGAATCCTGGAGTTCTGA